From the Senegalimassilia faecalis genome, one window contains:
- a CDS encoding DEAD/DEAH box helicase family protein — protein sequence MGFRDLNIKIEYRSKLTDIARDFMVPVLSEAVSYKRAVGFFSSSALLEIAPGIGRIALKGGRIKLIASPNLSEGDVEAISKGYALREHLLKERLLRELPKVEELSVLDRNRFNMLANLIASGVLDIRIAFAESSSGMGIYHDKTAILEDGLGDKIAFFGSMNETRNALVENYEVIHVFKAWNDSEGRVRAEESAFDAIWNGYEPGLVTFEFPEVKEEIVRRYLVKEPDYEDDLIGDSAPSSCGEAKSGQPHIPDFEGFEVRGYQQAAIDEWSRCGYRGLFDMATGTGKTITSLLAVLQLYEETQGNLAVIITCPYQHLVEQWLEDLAHFGIDPIVAYSKSSQKDWKTRLKRAIYYRRMKRPNRQFFCLITTNATLVTDAVQEMLSKLHGNVLFLADEAHNLGASGYQKVLNPDWEFRLALSATFDRHHDEDGTAVLRSYFGKTCIYYPLEQAIRDGKLCEYRYYPIPVTLTDDELGEYRKLTRELGKCFAKGKGGKRELTSRGEIVAQKRARLVAAARNKISALEKAIIPYLDTRHILVYCGAAQMLGEGEDETTAGEDDARQISVVVDLLGNKLGMSVSKFTSEEDIGERETLKQEFSDGNLQALVAIKCLDEGVNIPNIRTAFMLASTTNPKEYIQRRGRLLRKAKGKNYAEIFDFITLPYSADVASGQGIEEVKSVYALIDNEVTRASEFARHAQNFSEAQSFVDEISESFRLDELRLIAELKEQEGA from the coding sequence ATGGGTTTTAGGGATTTGAATATCAAAATTGAGTATCGTTCCAAGCTCACAGACATTGCTCGAGATTTTATGGTCCCTGTGTTATCGGAAGCGGTGTCTTATAAACGTGCTGTTGGATTTTTCTCGTCAAGTGCGTTACTTGAGATCGCGCCGGGGATTGGCCGAATTGCGCTTAAAGGAGGGCGCATAAAGTTGATTGCGTCCCCAAATCTTTCAGAAGGAGATGTTGAAGCTATATCGAAAGGCTATGCGCTTCGCGAGCATCTGTTGAAAGAACGCTTATTGAGGGAGCTTCCTAAGGTTGAAGAGCTAAGCGTTTTAGACCGCAACAGATTCAACATGCTGGCGAATTTAATTGCCTCAGGTGTGCTTGATATTCGTATTGCGTTTGCTGAAAGCAGCAGCGGAATGGGCATATATCATGATAAAACGGCAATTCTTGAAGACGGGCTGGGTGACAAGATTGCGTTTTTCGGATCGATGAACGAAACGCGCAATGCTTTGGTGGAGAACTATGAGGTTATTCACGTTTTCAAGGCATGGAACGATTCGGAAGGAAGAGTCCGGGCTGAAGAATCTGCTTTTGACGCAATTTGGAATGGCTATGAGCCGGGTCTCGTTACATTTGAGTTTCCCGAGGTAAAGGAAGAGATTGTTCGCCGTTATCTTGTGAAAGAACCCGACTACGAAGATGATTTGATTGGGGATTCGGCCCCCTCTTCTTGCGGTGAGGCAAAATCGGGGCAACCTCATATTCCTGATTTTGAAGGGTTTGAGGTTCGGGGCTATCAGCAAGCGGCAATTGACGAATGGTCTCGATGCGGCTATCGCGGGTTGTTTGACATGGCAACTGGAACGGGCAAAACAATCACGAGCCTTCTTGCCGTTTTGCAGTTGTATGAAGAGACGCAAGGCAATCTTGCAGTGATAATTACGTGCCCCTATCAGCATCTTGTTGAGCAGTGGCTGGAGGATTTGGCGCATTTCGGCATTGATCCCATTGTTGCGTATAGCAAATCATCGCAGAAAGATTGGAAGACTCGCTTAAAGCGTGCGATTTACTATCGCAGAATGAAACGGCCTAATCGGCAGTTCTTTTGCTTGATTACCACGAACGCGACGCTTGTGACGGATGCGGTGCAGGAAATGCTGTCTAAACTACACGGCAACGTGCTGTTTTTGGCCGATGAAGCGCACAATTTGGGTGCCTCCGGATATCAGAAAGTGCTTAACCCCGACTGGGAGTTCCGTCTTGCGCTATCGGCGACGTTCGATAGACATCACGACGAGGATGGAACGGCTGTTCTGCGCTCGTATTTTGGCAAAACGTGCATTTACTATCCTCTTGAACAGGCAATTCGTGATGGAAAGTTATGCGAATATCGCTATTATCCAATTCCTGTTACGTTGACGGACGATGAACTTGGCGAATATCGGAAGCTTACTCGAGAACTTGGGAAGTGTTTTGCAAAAGGAAAAGGCGGTAAGCGCGAGCTTACGTCGCGGGGCGAGATTGTCGCGCAGAAACGTGCTCGGCTTGTTGCTGCTGCAAGAAATAAAATCTCAGCACTTGAAAAGGCGATAATTCCGTATCTTGATACTCGGCATATCTTGGTTTACTGCGGTGCTGCTCAGATGCTTGGTGAAGGTGAGGATGAAACGACCGCAGGAGAAGATGATGCTCGGCAGATTTCGGTAGTCGTCGACTTGCTGGGCAACAAGCTGGGCATGTCTGTTTCGAAGTTCACGTCAGAAGAGGATATCGGCGAACGAGAGACGCTTAAGCAGGAATTTAGCGATGGAAATTTGCAGGCGCTTGTTGCCATAAAATGCCTTGATGAGGGCGTTAACATTCCGAACATCAGAACCGCATTTATGCTTGCGAGCACTACGAACCCAAAGGAGTACATTCAGCGCCGCGGTCGTCTTTTGCGAAAAGCAAAGGGCAAGAATTATGCCGAGATTTTCGATTTCATCACGCTGCCGTATTCTGCCGACGTTGCTTCAGGTCAGGGCATCGAAGAGGTAAAAAGCGTGTATGCTTTGATTGACAACGAAGTCACCCGGGCTTCTGAGTTCGCGCGCCATGCTCAAAATTTTTCAGAAGCTCAAAGTTTTGTTGACGAAATCAGCGAATCGTTCCGTTTGGACGAATTGAGGTTGATTGCCGAGTTAAAGGAACAGGAGGGCGCCTGA
- a CDS encoding aminotransferase class V-fold PLP-dependent enzyme yields the protein MSKIAYFDNAATTFPKPQCTYDFADAFYRHAGGSIGRGGNALAAAAGDIAQQAKDNLRTLYCCPANEVVFTSSATDALNRILLGLGLGAGDNVFISPFEHNAVTRPLNHLAKESDINLHVLNFDKTTLLPDYSAIEQAFCKNPPRLVILTHASNVCGAVIPVEEICRIAKRFEANTVIDMSQTAGLLPLDLASDLYDFAVFAGHKTLLGPFGIGGFFCKRGRRLNPVFFGGNGINSIEQDLPSNIVQMEEIASQNTYAIAGLKASTDWIIERGWEATNQEESAMSERLLGLLRSFSNVSIVGDGMSCGRIGVVSALFDGYSPDEVELILGNTGVAVRSGLHCAPYAHRFLDTLPAGTVRFSVSALTDEDDFARLENALQLIRDEG from the coding sequence ATGAGCAAAATCGCTTATTTCGACAATGCGGCAACTACGTTTCCGAAACCTCAATGCACGTATGACTTTGCTGACGCGTTCTATCGGCACGCAGGTGGTAGCATCGGTCGCGGGGGCAACGCTCTGGCTGCGGCGGCGGGCGATATTGCTCAGCAAGCTAAGGATAATCTGCGAACGTTGTACTGTTGCCCTGCGAACGAGGTGGTATTTACCTCTTCCGCCACAGACGCGCTGAATCGCATTCTCCTTGGACTTGGTTTGGGCGCTGGTGATAATGTGTTCATTTCCCCCTTCGAACATAATGCCGTGACAAGGCCGTTGAACCATCTTGCTAAAGAGAGCGACATCAATTTGCATGTGCTCAACTTCGATAAAACTACGTTGCTACCGGATTATTCTGCAATTGAACAGGCATTTTGCAAGAACCCTCCTCGCCTTGTGATCTTAACGCATGCAAGCAACGTGTGCGGTGCCGTGATTCCCGTTGAGGAAATTTGTCGTATTGCCAAGCGCTTCGAGGCGAATACCGTTATCGATATGAGCCAGACTGCCGGATTGCTCCCACTCGATCTTGCTAGCGATTTGTACGACTTTGCCGTATTTGCGGGTCACAAGACGTTGTTGGGGCCGTTTGGCATCGGAGGGTTCTTTTGCAAGCGGGGGAGAAGGCTCAACCCCGTTTTCTTTGGCGGCAATGGAATCAACTCCATAGAGCAGGATCTTCCCAGCAACATTGTGCAGATGGAAGAAATTGCCAGTCAAAATACCTACGCCATTGCAGGTTTGAAGGCTTCGACTGATTGGATTATCGAAAGAGGTTGGGAGGCAACCAATCAAGAAGAGTCTGCGATGTCGGAAAGATTACTTGGCCTGTTGCGTTCGTTTTCGAATGTTTCAATTGTTGGTGATGGCATGTCGTGTGGCCGAATCGGGGTGGTGTCCGCCCTGTTCGATGGCTATAGCCCCGATGAGGTTGAACTTATTCTTGGAAATACAGGCGTTGCGGTTAGGTCGGGTCTTCATTGCGCGCCGTATGCCCACAGGTTTTTGGACACGCTACCTGCAGGAACGGTCAGATTTAGTGTCTCCGCCTTGACTGATGAAGACGATTTTGCTCGTCTTGAGAACGCCTTGCAATTGATTCGTGATGAAGGTTAA
- a CDS encoding DUF4007 family protein: MQMKFKAHQSFFIRKGWLSKGLRAVTAQKGASLLMPSNSKEAMDELGLGSNQVVALRYWMQTLGLVQYVDGRKRAHELTELGNIILENDPYTEEVGTLFALHCNLASAQEDAAAWYYFFNEFKMSAFIRDDFTRGLTKFVFDHNDKKEIALTSLEADFNCILSTYIPHDRTSRKPVSPENVIDCPFGDLGLVDIEDRGRKSYRKTPANLTMLPALLVLYCICLMQERFDGASGAEIRLETLVGGPCSPGCLFNFDSVSLLSKLYELENEGLLRIVRTAGLDVIRLTQPDMSKEECLSRYYELIG, from the coding sequence ATGCAGATGAAATTTAAAGCCCACCAGTCGTTTTTTATTCGCAAGGGGTGGTTGAGCAAAGGGCTGCGGGCGGTCACTGCTCAAAAAGGCGCTTCGCTTTTGATGCCAAGCAATAGCAAAGAGGCAATGGATGAGCTTGGTCTCGGCTCGAATCAGGTAGTTGCTTTGCGTTATTGGATGCAAACGCTTGGTCTGGTGCAATATGTTGACGGGCGCAAACGTGCGCATGAACTCACTGAACTTGGGAACATTATTCTCGAAAATGACCCTTACACCGAAGAAGTGGGGACGCTGTTTGCGCTGCACTGCAATCTTGCTTCTGCGCAAGAGGACGCTGCTGCGTGGTACTATTTCTTCAATGAGTTCAAAATGAGCGCTTTCATTCGCGATGACTTTACGCGTGGTTTAACCAAATTCGTCTTCGATCATAACGATAAAAAGGAAATTGCGCTCACTTCGCTCGAAGCCGACTTCAATTGCATTCTCAGCACGTATATTCCACACGATCGCACAAGCCGAAAGCCCGTTTCTCCGGAGAACGTCATTGACTGTCCGTTTGGCGATCTTGGGCTTGTCGACATTGAAGATCGCGGCCGAAAAAGCTATCGCAAGACGCCTGCAAACTTGACAATGCTGCCGGCGCTGCTTGTCCTGTATTGCATTTGCTTAATGCAAGAGCGTTTTGATGGGGCCTCAGGTGCTGAAATTCGCTTAGAAACTCTTGTTGGTGGCCCGTGTTCGCCAGGTTGCCTGTTCAATTTTGACTCCGTAAGCCTTCTTTCAAAACTTTACGAACTTGAGAATGAAGGGTTGCTAAGAATCGTTCGTACTGCGGGGCTTGACGTAATTCGTCTTACTCAGCCGGATATGAGCAAGGAAGAGTGTCTGAGCCGATATTACGAGCTCATTGGTTAG